A genomic segment from Phragmites australis chromosome 6, lpPhrAust1.1, whole genome shotgun sequence encodes:
- the LOC133922117 gene encoding ethylene-responsive transcription factor-like protein At4g13040 isoform X1, which produces MVSLRRRRLLGLCSAFVSGKDSLPVDIPKPIENEKTVEVAHSNVKPFSVHPLPLTNTSDVLTESPNGSDPLKEEKTQYYPGKEIKRRKRHRRKQYVDQEPCIMRGVYFKNMKWQAAIKVDKKQIHLGTVGTQDEAARLYDRAAFMCGREPNFELSEEEKQELQKYTWEDFLTVTRNTITSKKQRKVGLHRRSKADLFMGQSDGDTEMVNGGGGSSNSDNGDVSIGIVDRSHRSWQP; this is translated from the exons ATGGTTAGCTTGAGGAGACGTCGACTATTGGGGCTTTGTTCTG CTTTTGTTTCAGGGAAAGATTCATTGCCAGTAGATATTCCCAAGCCTATTGAGAATGAAAAAACTGTGGAAGTTGCACACTCCAATGTGAAGCCATTCAGTGTGCATCCACTGCCCTTG ACAAACACTTCTGATGTGCTCACAGAATCCCCCAATGGTTCTGACCCTTTGAAGGAAGAGAAAACCCAGTACTATCCAG GCAAGGAAATCAAGCGCAGAAAGAGACATAGAAGAAAACAGTATGTGGACCAAGAGCCATGCATTATGAGGGGTGTCTATTTCAAAAACATGAAATGGCAGGCTGCAATAAAAGTTGACAAGAAACAGATTCACTTGGGTACGGTTGGGACACAGGATGAAGCAGCCCGACTTTATGATAG GGCTGCTTTTATGTGTGGAAGGGAGCCAAACTTTGAGCTTTCTGAGGAAGAGAAGCAAGAACTGCAGAAGTACACCTGGGAGGACTTCTTGACAGTGACTCGAAATACCATAACCAGCAAAA AACAAAGGAAGGTTGGGTTGCATAGGCGTAGCAAGGCGGACTTGTTCATGGGACAGAGTGATGGTGATACTGAGATGGTTAATGGTGGCGGTGGCTCTTCAAATTCTGACAATGGAGATGTGAGCATCGGCATCGTAGATCGCTCCCATAGGTCATGGCAACCCTAG
- the LOC133922117 gene encoding ethylene-responsive transcription factor-like protein At4g13040 isoform X2 yields the protein MVSLRRRRLLGLCSGKDSLPVDIPKPIENEKTVEVAHSNVKPFSVHPLPLTNTSDVLTESPNGSDPLKEEKTQYYPGKEIKRRKRHRRKQYVDQEPCIMRGVYFKNMKWQAAIKVDKKQIHLGTVGTQDEAARLYDRAAFMCGREPNFELSEEEKQELQKYTWEDFLTVTRNTITSKKQRKVGLHRRSKADLFMGQSDGDTEMVNGGGGSSNSDNGDVSIGIVDRSHRSWQP from the exons ATGGTTAGCTTGAGGAGACGTCGACTATTGGGGCTTTGTTCTG GGAAAGATTCATTGCCAGTAGATATTCCCAAGCCTATTGAGAATGAAAAAACTGTGGAAGTTGCACACTCCAATGTGAAGCCATTCAGTGTGCATCCACTGCCCTTG ACAAACACTTCTGATGTGCTCACAGAATCCCCCAATGGTTCTGACCCTTTGAAGGAAGAGAAAACCCAGTACTATCCAG GCAAGGAAATCAAGCGCAGAAAGAGACATAGAAGAAAACAGTATGTGGACCAAGAGCCATGCATTATGAGGGGTGTCTATTTCAAAAACATGAAATGGCAGGCTGCAATAAAAGTTGACAAGAAACAGATTCACTTGGGTACGGTTGGGACACAGGATGAAGCAGCCCGACTTTATGATAG GGCTGCTTTTATGTGTGGAAGGGAGCCAAACTTTGAGCTTTCTGAGGAAGAGAAGCAAGAACTGCAGAAGTACACCTGGGAGGACTTCTTGACAGTGACTCGAAATACCATAACCAGCAAAA AACAAAGGAAGGTTGGGTTGCATAGGCGTAGCAAGGCGGACTTGTTCATGGGACAGAGTGATGGTGATACTGAGATGGTTAATGGTGGCGGTGGCTCTTCAAATTCTGACAATGGAGATGTGAGCATCGGCATCGTAGATCGCTCCCATAGGTCATGGCAACCCTAG